The genomic DNA CAACGTTGTGATTGGCATAGGGAGGAAACTGATAGGTAGGGCCGATGATGGTTCAGCAGCCCCACCCATCCAGCATATGCTGGGGGAGCAGGAGGTATACGAGTTGAACAAAATCGAGCGGGCAAAAGCCTGCAAGGTGGACTTGGACCGCGAGCAAGAGCGCATTGACATGGAGCGCGCCACTCTCAACCAGCAGGCGAAGACGCACGTTGTCACCCCCGCTGTGCATGTCAGGGCCAAGTTCGTGAACAACGGATCCTCCATGAACATCGCCAGCAAGAAcatcgccacggcggcggcgatgacgcAGTCTATCTCGCGTCAGGCGAACCCGAAGGACCAACACATTGTCGATGAACCTAAAGTGCTGTTGGAAGTTGCGGCGTGCAAGCATGGCGATAGCTCCGACGACCGGAGACGCTAGTGCTCCGTCAGTCCCCGAAGTCCCAACTGACGAGGGGCACCCAACGTAAATCGTTGGGACCCCAACGGCAAGGCGTAGTCACATGAGAAGGATGCGGGACGACGTGACCCCAGCGTGGTCCGCCGAGTGGTGCCGCACGTGCAAAGCTGcttaggcggcggcggccgtgatgCACATGGTGTTATCAGCGCTCTGATGTGCGAATGGAAGGAAACCGAGTGCACCAACTAGAACGTCTGGTGATAAGGACACACCTATGTGCCCATTTATTTGTCCCAGTCTTTCACGGTACTTAGAATACCACTGATTTCAGATATGAACAATGATACTAAAACACGATAGATACACCAAATGCAGTAGGAACTAAACCGATCCATTGATTCCTTTCGAGCAACACAATCAGCAAAGTAACTCTTTAATCAATCAAGTAGGCAAAAGATATATAGGGGGGAATCAGGTTACAAATGCGGTAAAACTAAATCCCTAGGTTGCAGCAACATTTCCACTTGTATTCTCAAGAGAACACAATCAAAAGAATGGGTATAACTCCTAGCAAGAGTGTCAGCGTCATGGGGGAGGGGTTCCCCTAACacataaaaaaaatccaacGACAATTGGGCCAGAAGACCAATCCAGCCCAATAGTGGCATCGGGCCACGAACAAGTTGCCCAGTGATATCCCCCAAAGGTTTATTGGGGCGGCAGGGGATGCTCATGCACCTCCCGAGGCCATGGGCGATCCCTTCGTGGAGAAGGATTCACCCACCAGCGCTTTCAATGCATATGTCCCACTGCTAATAAGTGGGGCCCTAGGAGCCGCGCACGTTCCCCGTAAAAGCATCATGATTACAGGGGAGGCATGATTACAGGTGGGTCAGAAAGTCGGCtctagaggggggggggcggtggTGTGGCCCCCACCATTACCACTCACCCTGGGGCAGATGGGCGGATCCGTGTCACGGGGAGGCACGCAGGAATGACCACGGGAGGATGGAAGAAGCCCCGGAGAAGTAGCATGGTCCCAGGATGGCTCCACGACATCCCGGAGTCCCGTTGGGAGCAAGACTAGGCCATTACAGGCACTGGCCCACAAGGATAGAGCCCTGACCCAGGGTCAGGCGCATCTTGCAGGGCGGCACCCCCCATTTGGTGTCACGTCCACACCCAAGGTGGTAAAAAGCCTTCCCTTGACTCGCTATAAATAGGAGGGATGGGCAACATGTAAAGGGATCGGATCTCAGCTGATCTAACTCCACTGAATACAACTACAAACACCACACAAGACGTAGAATATTACGCCTTCAAGCGACCCGAACTTGTATAAACGACGTTGTCCCCTTGGTTGAACTTGAGCCAAATTGAGCTGCACGTTACACCCCTGGCCGAAACTCTAAACGAGAGTTTCCATGAATTCCTGCTTGCGATACTAACCCATGGACAACGAGCCCCAGCCCGAAGGCTAGATCACGCCTTCTGTCAATCCAAAAAATGATAGCAAGATATTCAGGAGAATGAGATCACCGTCTCCTTTCTATGGAGAAAATCTCCACACAAATCACGAAATCTAGTCTGGGATTACAAGTGCAGCGCCCCCTGCCTTTATAGGCACGCAAGCCAGCCACAGCTCACTCTAAATTGGCCTGAATACGAACTAGTTTGGCCCAGATGAAATCACGTTAATGTTTCGATGACTGGGAGCTGCACAGGTCGAATTTGAAGGTGTGGTTGGATCCATCAAAAAGCTAATGGAATAAGCTTTCCAAGAAGTATTCATACAGCCCAAGGGGCCTCTTGACAAGGGAGTTATGGTCCGTTTAATCAGACCATGTCTGGCTGGAACATAGTTGAACACGGACTGAACCGCATGCTTCTTTTCATCTATTCTTGGACCTGGGCTGTCTTGACATCATGAGTGATATGGCAATGAAGTCTCGCGTAATTAATGAGCTCCATGATTTGATCCTAAATCACCTGAATTGTTCCTCTTCCATATCACTTCATTAGCTTCGCATTGTTTCGTTTCCTCAACCACCAAACAAGGAATTGCGCCTATTTGAATATAAGAATTGTGTGGCCTATTGCAAACAGGCACATCCATGTAAGCTGCGTAATTTAGAGCCATGGGCTCATCACCAGGGATGACTGGGACTGACACCATGGCGGCGCTCGCTAAGGCCGAAGCCCAAGCCCCGATCTCTATGGGCCGCGGGTGTTCGGCAATCGAATCCGGCGAGCCCTGTTCCGAGCTCCATCCAACTTCTCCAAATACTCTAACGATACTGACCCCGGTGTATGGTTGAAGGACATTCAGCTTGCCTGCATGGCAGGCAGGGCAGCGGATGATCTGTTCATCATCACTTGCCTCTCTAACTCGCCGACAGCGCACGAACGTGGATCAAGCCACAGAATTTCAACATGGAGCGCTGGATGGGGATGATAGGCCTCTGCCCACAAGCAGTCGTGCACTCGTGCCACGGCGCTTACCTCCTAGACAGAGTCCTTCGTCGTCCCGGCATACGGCCTCCTCAACCCCAACGCGCAACACAACAACCATGTCATCCACCAGAGGCTGCAGGAGCTCAAGAATTGCGCATTGCCCAACTAACCACCACAGGGCGGCGCGAGAGTCACTCCTCGCCAGCTGGTCCAGCCTCAGCCTCCCCTGGTCTACACGTCTCCGTACTCCTTGGCCGTCCTCTTCCACGAATCGAGGTGCCACCGTGCAAAATCAGCTCTCGATGACTTGGGGAATGATGATGGCAGGTTGTGCAAACTCGATTTGAGGTGGAACTGGAGCACCATGAGTGGATCTGGGTGGCCGGAGGGGAGCCTGCATGCGGCAGCGAGTGGCGGTGGAAGGTGGAAGAGAAGTCAGGAGGGAAGAGGAAGCGGAGAGGGGTGCATCCCTGcggggaaaaaaagaaactaatgatacactgacatgtgggacctATAGAAGTAGGGGCTGAAAATAGGGTCTATTAATGGAGTTAATGGTGAAAAATATAGCCGCAAAAAGTAGAGAAAGCCCCCGCTTAAGAGATATAGGGTGAGTAGGAGCTATTGCTAGAGTTGCTCTTATACTCTCAActagaaataaaaaattattttgatttttttatagtGGAATAAGatcattttgattttttttatactGGAATATAATGCTCCCTCCATCTcaaattattagttattttgATTTTCCGGAATACAAGTAAAATTTATGTATTAAAAAAGCTAAAAAATACTAATTTGGAATGGAAGTAGGTCTTAGGCTGTGCGCACTAGGTATGCTACCCAGTGTGGTATCCGTCCCTGCAGTACCAGTTTCCAGTAAAATTGGCTACAGCGGGGACGGTAAAAGCCAACGCTATCTTCCCGGACGACCTCCCACACGCCATTTATAGCGTAGTACGAACACCGCGCTATCCTGGGGTGCGCGGCCCCGTCTGTCCATCCCGCGCCGTCCCCAACCTCTGGAGAGAGATGCCAAAGGGAGGCCTGCATGCACCGCTGCAGCACGGCGCGcgcggagggagcagggaggggcCGGGGCGGCATGCGGCCGtagcagggaggaggggggagggaggCGGATCTCGGTGCGTCGCGCGAGAGAGTGGCGGAGAGGCGGGAGGGGCCCATGCGCGAGCTCCAGGGGTGGCGACGGGCGCGGCAGCCGCGAGATCTAGGGGGCAGCGGCGAGTGCGAGGGATAGGGCGGTGCGGCCCGCAAGCAAATGGAGCAGAGAAGAGGGGCGACGCAATGGGCGGAGAAGCAGAGgtgtggagagagagaaagatagAATGGGGGAGGGGGTAGGGTAAAAGAGATTAAAAAAACGTGACATGCGAATCCCACAGTTGTTAGTAGATATAGAGGATAATGAATACAACAGAATTGAGTATAGAGGAATGAACCTCGATAATTAGAcagaaatattttcttttaaaaGATGGTTTTAGAGTATAACGAGTGCAGCTCACTGCATCATATGTTTGACCTTCACAAGGTTCACGATCTCCAAGTAATGGAAACTAAATGGTCAATACCCCACCTCTCTTGGAGGTGCCAAATACTTGCTCCAGTGACATTATACTACTTCAGCGTTCTGCTAATAAATGTATACATTTATAAAAGCAACAGTTTTATAAGATTATAAAGTATCTTAACTACACATGAAATGTTATACTCTCAAATAAATATCTAAAAGTATATTTTATTATGAAAGGATGCAGAATACGTTATGTGAAGGAGACACTAACAGTAACAGATGAACTAACACTTAATGCTCAGCTTCCTGCACAGCATCAGCAATTTTCACTGCTCTGAAACCAGAAATTGCTCAATTCAATATTCAAGCTTATAAATACGCTGCCCAAGTAAACACTATGATGTGACTCATCCATCACATAATAACAATACAAAACTGCAGATGGAAGAATAAACCCCAAGCAGGTAACATTTTGGTTCAGGTTTTCTCCTCCACCTTACAAAAACAGTTCCTAACAGCTCTTTGCCTTGCCACATGTCCACTCTCTTTTTCAAACTCTAGCGTCAAACAGGTGGTGTACGATTCAGAGCGGGCAGGGTGGGACATCAAGTGTAGTGCCAGCCTGGATTGTGCCCCAACCAATGAGACGCCAGTGCTTCTCGATGCGCCGGCTAAGGGCCAACTTCTCACCCTTGCTGGTGCACACCGGAGCAGTCAGCTGCAGCTTTGCAAGATCATTCTTAACAGCGAGAACACGGGCTCCGGTGGACATCGACCCAATGTTAAGCATCAGGATCTCACCCTTGGCAAGCTTTGAGACCCTGCTTGCCCTTTCTGTTCCACTTGTCCTCACCCCCAGCAGCCTCCTTAGGAGGAAGAAGTTCACCTGCAAAAAGAGTATCAGAAATGGCAGCATTTTGCTTAAACCCTGGTGATACTAAGCAGCAAAGAAAACACCGACCTCTAACTCGATATAAACATCAGGCAGTGATCCAACTTCACCAAGAACCTGACCGACCAGCCTATCAGCACGAGTCAGTGTCGGGTCCATGGTAGTTCCAACTCCAATAAGCCCTCCAGGAACGGCAAACTGGAGTTCATTCTGCTCGGCATACAGGGAGACAATCCTTGAATAGATGGGCGTGCATTTAAGTTTGCCATGCTCATCCTTCATCACGATGCCTGGGCGAACTTCAATTTTCTGGTTCACCCTCAGGACTCCCTTCATGTACGAATTCAAAAGCTCATGTACTCCCACAGAACAAGAATACTGGATCTTAACATGCACAAACATAGATTTCTGAAGGATGGTGATATTTTCACATCAAGAATTGCATACCTTGAGGATACTGCCACCTGCTACTCcacccttgatttcatcaacCTCTGAACCAGGTTTGTTCACATCAAAAGAACGAATAACAATCATGTTGGGTGGAGAGATGAAATTCCTCTCTGGGATGGGGATCTTTTTCACAATGTATTCACATATAACATCAATATTGTACTTCAGCTGCGCAGATATTGGCACCACAGGAGCACCTTGAGCTATTGTTCCCTGAGCATAAGAATATAATTGTAACAACAGAATTGCACAAAATACTGGCTCCTATTGATGAGAGGAGCAGAACTGACCTGTATAAATTTCTGGATTGCTTCATGCTGGTTCATTGCTGCACTTTCCTGGATAAGATCGATCTTGTTTTGCAGAATGATAATATGTTGAAGACGCATAATTTCAACAGCTGCAAGGTGCTCAGATGTCTGGGGCTGTGGACAGCTCTCATTTGCTGCAATCAGAAGTAGTGCTCCGTCCATGATAGCTGCTCCATTAAGCATTGTAGCCATGAGAATGTCATGCCCCTGTTCATGAGATGAATAGATTGCTGAGGAAATGTCAAAACAAAATAAGAATCAACATATACTGAAGCTTAGACACGAGTTAAATGTTCAATGGAGAATGAACTTGCAAAGTCCTTTTCATTATTTCTTACTGAAATATATTGATCATCATCGTGCCAGTTTGAGGGAGCAGTGAATATCATATACATATTACACCACTTAATGTTGTTGCAGCATGGCACTAGCAAAACATCAGTAGAGGCAAacagaataaaaaaaatttgtgcgCAGATGCAAGCATCTAACATAACAAATGATCTGAAACCATGAATCTGAACCCTATGCAGACATGTGAAAGAGAATTGATAAGAGAGGTTTCAGCATACCGGGCAATCAACAAATGAAACATGTCTCAGGAGCTTCATCCTACAATTTTCAAACCCTGGAACATCACAGAGAGGGCTATCTTCTTTGCCACTGCCATAAGCCCTTTATACAAAAATAAACAATATGGTTAGAAAACCCATATGAGCATAATAACAAATGCAGTCATTATGTGTGAATTTGGCCACAAGAAATTAGCTGTGTTTGCAACAAAAGCAAACATCAGGCAGAAGGGACAAGGTTTCTAGAATATCACCAAATAGCCTTGACATATGGAACTCAAGACAAATAAATCCATTTGGCAACAGGTACAAGACCTCTACATCACTATAGACTATAGTACAGAAAAGCTAGCACATTCGACATTATTATAATTTTTAGGAAAAAAAACTTTCCAAGGTAGTTATAGGAATTAGCACAAGATCACCTCTGGTAAGGTTTCCATTGAACGCCATGTTGTTTCATATCCTATGATTTcagtataaaatgtgtttctaATCTCATTTGCTTATTGAAATAACAGTGTAATTCATGTTTTAATAGCAggcaaggcaaaaaaaaaaaaaacgagcTACCACTACTAGATAGTCACTAGCCAGCGATTGCTAGCAACCAACCACTTAACCAGCTAGAAAAAGTGTAACTATTGGTGGTACCATTCTTTTAGAGTAAAGAACATTTAGCACTACCTATATCTTGGCTTAACAACCCTTGTCTGCAACGAACTTCAGCACACTAGTGCACAAAAAAAGAATGAAATGGATGCTTCTgtgtttatattatttataaACCTAACCCCGCGTTCACTCTATAGAAGTGACAATAAAATATGGAAACAGTCCTCGAAGATATTCCACAATTATGAGCTGTGGCTAAATCACATGAGATAAGTAAAAGGCCAAAAAAGTGATAAAATAAATATGACATCTGTAAACTGACTAACTTGTAGCACATTGGGCGTGGGCACTTATCATCTTCACATTTATAGATTTTTGCATTAGCATAACCAAGCTTTATCGTGATATTGCGCTCCAGTTCATTCTTGAATCGAACAGTCTGGATATCAGAAGAAAACAATCAGCGAAGTTGAAAAATATGAATTATCTCTGGAAACAGGATCGGATTTATTACAGTACTTGTTAAAGGAACAAAAGATACAGTGCAAGCATATGATGAATCGATGGCATCACTATCAATATTACCTGTACACCTGAGATTGCTTTGACAACAGTAGACTTCCCATGGGCCACATGCCCAATGGTACCTGCACATTCCAAAAGGGATATTTCTTTAGAATATACACATAAACATACTGCACTAGTGGAGGAGCTTTTTCCCCCTTAAACTTGCAGAACCTTTCATACTCCCTGAAGACTAGCACACTTAAGACTGAACAATCCAAATTTTACCAATATGGAACTATCAGCAAAGAAATGCAAGGAATATTATCTTTTTCATATAGGTTTGTTCCAGCCATTCATGTATGTATGTGGATCTAACTCCTAAGCAAGGTGAGGTGATCTATTACAAGTCATCTCATGACCACAAATTTTGAGACTAATGGCAAGTTCACTTAGGGGAGTATTACACTGGGGGCCTATAGGAAGCTAACACTGTAACAGTAATGTAAATACAAGCACACTTAGAAACAAAAGAAGACATCCCTATGAGAACTGC from Panicum virgatum strain AP13 chromosome 7N, P.virgatum_v5, whole genome shotgun sequence includes the following:
- the LOC120681781 gene encoding eukaryotic translation initiation factor 2 subunit gamma-like translates to MARRGLMEQDLSKLDVTKLHPLSPEVISRQATINIGTIGHVAHGKSTVVKAISGVQTVRFKNELERNITIKLGYANAKIYKCEDDKCPRPMCYKAYGSGKEDSPLCDVPGFENCRMKLLRHVSFVDCPGHDILMATMLNGAAIMDGALLLIAANESCPQPQTSEHLAAVEIMRLQHIIILQNKIDLIQESAAMNQHEAIQKFIQGTIAQGAPVVPISAQLKYNIDVICEYIVKKIPIPERNFISPPNMIVIRSFDVNKPGSEVDEIKGGVAGGSILKGVLRVNQKIEVRPGIVMKDEHGKLKCTPIYSRIVSLYAEQNELQFAVPGGLIGVGTTMDPTLTRADRLVGQVLGEVGSLPDVYIELEVNFFLLRRLLGVRTSGTERASRVSKLAKGEILMLNIGSMSTGARVLAVKNDLAKLQLTAPVCTSKGEKLALSRRIEKHWRLIGWGTIQAGTTLDVPPCPL